One Gloeocapsopsis sp. IPPAS B-1203 DNA window includes the following coding sequences:
- a CDS encoding glycosyltransferase family 2 protein, with protein MQLNTTHKNLVVKEDSNCPLVSIGLPVYNGDDLLEKALNSILAQTYSNFELIISDNASTDKTREICEAYAAKDNRIKYYRNDKNIGGHNNFNRVFELATGQYFKWAAHDDLCAPEFIEKCVSILEKNPSVVVSYPKTKLINEREEVLPNNCDENPLLTHSSKPHIRFRNLIIDSFAKPHRCLQLFGVMRRDVLAKTPLLGNYPGADKVLLVKMALLGQYHEVPEYFFFNRNHAQRASKALSNPYLRATWLDPTLKDGKLVFPQGRVFLGYINSINTTSLSLYQQIRCYLHLCIWLLKYKNALIKELIKAAIWPIYFSIQRRRMVTS; from the coding sequence ATGCAATTAAATACTACTCACAAAAACTTGGTAGTGAAAGAAGATAGTAATTGCCCACTCGTTAGCATTGGTTTACCTGTTTATAACGGAGATGATTTATTAGAAAAAGCTTTAAATTCAATTCTGGCACAAACTTATTCAAATTTTGAACTGATTATTTCAGATAATGCATCAACTGATAAAACTAGGGAAATCTGTGAAGCTTATGCAGCCAAAGACAACCGAATAAAATACTATCGAAATGATAAAAATATTGGAGGACATAATAATTTCAATCGCGTCTTTGAATTAGCTACAGGTCAGTACTTTAAGTGGGCTGCTCACGATGATTTATGTGCTCCAGAGTTTATAGAGAAATGTGTCAGCATACTTGAAAAAAATCCATCAGTTGTTGTATCTTATCCTAAGACTAAACTTATTAACGAACGCGAAGAAGTTCTACCGAATAATTGTGATGAGAATCCCTTATTAACACACTCATCAAAGCCTCATATACGGTTTCGCAATCTTATTATTGACTCTTTTGCTAAACCACATCGCTGTTTGCAATTATTTGGAGTCATGCGCCGAGATGTTTTGGCAAAAACTCCTTTATTAGGTAACTATCCAGGAGCAGATAAAGTTTTACTAGTTAAAATGGCACTTCTTGGTCAATATCACGAAGTTCCTGAGTACTTTTTTTTTAATCGCAACCATGCTCAACGTGCAAGCAAAGCACTGTCAAATCCTTATCTACGTGCTACTTGGCTTGACCCAACTCTTAAGGACGGAAAACTCGTATTTCCTCAAGGCAGAGTCTTTTTAGGATATATCAATTCTATCAATACAACTTCCTTAAGCTTATACCAGCAAATCCGTTGCTATCTTCACTTGTGTATTTGGCTATTGAAATACAAAAATGCACTGATCAAGGAGTTAATTAAAGCAGCGATATGGCCTATTTACTTCTCGATACAACGTAGAAGAATGGTGACATCTTAA
- a CDS encoding glycosyltransferase translates to MEKQERVKVFIGSGEASLLERKTLIHSLRKHSQRELDIYVLNGTHNSITLNDGEPFLAPMSLKIKCRNATEFSLYRFIIPEVCNFQGKAIYVDSDIVCLTDIGKLFDTPMNGCDFLAKQGAQKGYRGSGSYWGLSVMLIDCERTQFNLETIFNEIDQNLYNQTDFMVMNQTFLTHHPYTIGELDPGWNMLDVCDKNTKLIHYTGLFSQPWKYRNHPHGELWFNYFKEAVASGYITKEDISLSLHRAYVRKDLLKGNYSFLGRERNYIKQFVRSLKPTKTKKDRESSLATK, encoded by the coding sequence ATGGAAAAACAAGAGCGGGTTAAAGTTTTCATTGGATCAGGAGAAGCGAGCCTTTTAGAAAGAAAGACTTTGATTCACTCTCTACGCAAGCACTCTCAAAGAGAACTTGATATATATGTATTAAACGGTACGCATAACTCCATTACCTTAAATGATGGGGAGCCTTTTCTGGCTCCGATGTCATTAAAGATCAAGTGTCGTAATGCTACTGAATTTAGCCTTTATAGATTTATCATTCCTGAAGTTTGTAACTTTCAAGGAAAGGCAATTTATGTAGATTCTGACATAGTATGTCTAACTGATATAGGCAAGCTATTTGATACACCAATGAACGGTTGTGATTTCTTAGCCAAACAAGGAGCGCAGAAAGGTTATCGCGGTAGTGGCAGTTATTGGGGTCTTAGCGTCATGTTAATTGATTGCGAGAGAACTCAATTTAATTTGGAAACAATTTTCAATGAAATTGACCAAAATCTGTATAATCAAACCGATTTCATGGTCATGAACCAGACTTTTCTAACACATCATCCCTATACCATTGGAGAGCTAGATCCTGGTTGGAATATGCTTGATGTTTGCGATAAAAATACTAAGCTTATTCACTATACGGGACTGTTTAGTCAACCGTGGAAATATCGCAATCATCCGCATGGAGAACTGTGGTTTAACTACTTTAAAGAGGCGGTTGCATCTGGCTATATCACTAAAGAAGACATCTCTTTGAGCCTACACAGAGCTTATGTAAGAAAAGACTTATTAAAAGGAAATTATTCTTTCTTAGGGCGCGAGAGAAATTATATTAAACAGTTTGTGCGATCGCTCAAGCCAACAAAAACAAAGAAAGATAGGGAATCTAGCTTAGCGACTAAATAA
- a CDS encoding GAF domain-containing protein: protein MNLHKNVTNNNSHLPTSLSTALSELEETATQIEAEVAEIADWLLLPLDEKSVPVPSLLQNLLYPLLDCIRQVLKVDTATVLLCSEDKQDLIVQAACGLEEEVAAGIHIPIGYGFAGKIAAKRELTFVEDMSQVDVFSPILRHKGLQSMLGLPLLVNNQVVGVFHVGTFQSRQFTIDEVQLLKNVAARIGIVSDRILTLYASTQEKLKVKILYQHHQLVNFQFLKVAKEFLLSLIGLYNSEYSVV, encoded by the coding sequence ATGAACTTGCACAAAAACGTCACAAACAATAATAGCCACCTCCCCACTTCTCTAAGCACAGCCCTGAGTGAACTTGAGGAAACTGCAACTCAAATTGAAGCGGAGGTAGCAGAAATAGCTGACTGGCTTTTGCTACCCTTAGATGAAAAATCTGTACCAGTTCCTTCTTTACTGCAAAATCTACTTTATCCCCTGCTCGATTGTATTCGTCAAGTTCTTAAGGTAGATACGGCAACAGTATTACTCTGCTCAGAAGACAAACAAGATTTGATTGTACAAGCAGCTTGTGGTTTGGAAGAAGAAGTCGCCGCAGGTATTCACATTCCGATCGGATATGGCTTCGCAGGTAAAATTGCTGCTAAACGCGAGTTGACATTTGTTGAAGATATGTCCCAAGTAGACGTTTTCAGTCCAATTTTACGTCACAAAGGACTTCAATCTATGTTAGGTCTACCGTTGCTCGTAAACAATCAAGTAGTGGGGGTTTTTCATGTTGGGACTTTTCAATCGCGCCAATTCACTATAGATGAAGTGCAGTTACTCAAAAATGTTGCTGCTCGTATTGGGATAGTAAGCGATCGCATATTGACACTATATGCATCAACTCAAGAGAAATTAAAAGTCAAAATACTGTATCAACACCACCAACTTGTTAACTTTCAATTCTTGAAAGTAGCGAAAGAGTTTCTTTTATCTCTTATTGGGTTGTATAACTCAGAATACTCTGTCGTGTAA
- the rfbC gene encoding dTDP-4-dehydrorhamnose 3,5-epimerase, with protein MRFSETSLKGAYIIDIEEKPDHRGFFARTYCAEEFAAHGLKATVAQCNLSFNHHKGTLRGMHYQVAPACETKLVRCISGAIYDVIVDMRPQSPTYLQHIGVELSAQNRRALYVPEMFAHGYQALTDGAEVVYQVGEFYTPGYERGLRYDDPVLGIDWPIPVSEISAKDAAWALLDSLLVGSYA; from the coding sequence ATGCGATTTAGCGAAACCTCACTTAAAGGTGCATACATTATTGACATAGAAGAAAAACCAGATCATCGTGGTTTTTTTGCCCGCACCTACTGCGCCGAAGAATTTGCGGCACACGGATTAAAAGCAACAGTAGCACAATGCAACTTGTCGTTTAACCATCACAAAGGAACGCTACGCGGGATGCATTATCAAGTCGCCCCCGCTTGTGAAACTAAACTGGTGCGCTGTATCTCTGGTGCAATTTATGACGTGATTGTCGATATGCGCCCACAATCACCAACGTACTTGCAACATATTGGTGTGGAGTTATCTGCTCAAAATCGGCGTGCATTGTATGTCCCAGAAATGTTTGCTCATGGTTATCAAGCACTGACAGATGGTGCAGAAGTCGTCTATCAGGTCGGTGAGTTTTACACTCCAGGCTATGAACGGGGCTTGCGCTATGATGACCCTGTTTTGGGCATTGATTGGCCAATCCCTGTCAGTGAGATTTCTGCTAAAGATGCTGCTTGGGCTTTGTTGGACTCTCTACTTGTGGGCAGCTATGCTTAA
- a CDS encoding SGNH/GDSL hydrolase family protein, giving the protein MSRKILHRLIQHTVFTKVIFLLYYSHVIKITIITLSIKSKLTRNQHNYSRFALTSVKVDISANPSNDVLANSDAIADLEEKCAFIPEYNSPLKIMLLGDSITQGVKGTNDRDSGGYRPELWQKFVADGLAVKFVGSRTSGPDTLGDKTHEGHPGWTMKEITASIDEWLDTAQPDLILLMIGTNDTRKSSLRTMIEDFSTLIDKITACCPYSQLLVASIPPVHPAAKPAIRSLRAMYFNAAIPSIVASKVAQDKKIHFVDMRGLSIQDLTASLSLDLDIGLHPNAQGYHEIANFWHDAVLRVISDRQTNLAFSRSQQ; this is encoded by the coding sequence ATGAGCAGAAAAATCTTACATCGACTGATCCAACATACTGTTTTTACAAAAGTTATTTTTCTGTTGTATTACAGTCATGTTATTAAAATTACTATTATTACTCTCTCAATTAAAAGTAAGCTGACAAGAAATCAGCACAACTATAGTCGTTTCGCTTTAACTTCCGTAAAGGTTGACATTTCTGCTAATCCTAGTAACGATGTGCTAGCAAACAGCGATGCGATCGCTGACTTAGAAGAAAAATGTGCATTTATTCCTGAATACAACTCACCACTAAAAATTATGCTTCTGGGTGACTCTATTACCCAAGGAGTCAAAGGAACAAATGACAGAGATAGTGGTGGTTATCGCCCCGAGCTTTGGCAAAAGTTTGTTGCTGATGGATTAGCAGTTAAGTTTGTTGGCTCAAGAACCAGTGGACCTGACACACTTGGAGATAAAACTCATGAAGGTCATCCTGGATGGACAATGAAGGAAATTACCGCATCAATTGATGAGTGGCTTGATACAGCTCAACCAGACTTAATTTTATTAATGATTGGTACTAATGATACGCGCAAAAGTTCGCTCAGAACAATGATTGAAGATTTTAGTACTCTGATCGACAAAATTACTGCGTGTTGTCCTTACTCCCAACTACTTGTTGCTTCAATTCCACCTGTTCATCCTGCAGCGAAGCCAGCAATTCGTAGTCTGCGCGCAATGTATTTCAATGCAGCAATTCCTAGTATTGTTGCCTCTAAAGTAGCTCAAGACAAAAAAATACACTTTGTAGATATGAGAGGTTTAAGTATTCAAGACTTAACAGCATCACTATCGCTTGATCTAGATATAGGACTGCATCCTAACGCCCAAGGCTATCATGAAATTGCCAATTTTTGGCACGATGCTGTGTTAAGAGTGATTAGCGATCGCCAAACTAACTTAGCTTTTTCGCGTTCTCAACAATAA
- a CDS encoding nuclear transport factor 2 family protein → MTLTLSVQPHRVQAQATPDAPPALKNLLARIDAAANAHNANAVVQYYGTNFTHSDGLTQQSMAQSLNQLWQSYPQLRYTTRVESWKPEGRAIVAETITNISGSQVQDNRNLMFNATIRSRQRIENEKIVRQDILWERSQLRAGAKPPTIEVRLPQQVKAGQQFNFDAIVQEPLGDDYLLGAVIEEPVQSANYLNPVPVELELLPAGGIFKQGRAPAAGSHRWISAIVVRGDGMTMVTQRLQVVGANAASNNQSTTQSAR, encoded by the coding sequence ATGACACTCACCTTATCAGTACAACCACACCGCGTTCAAGCTCAAGCAACACCCGACGCGCCTCCTGCGTTAAAAAATCTCCTAGCACGTATTGATGCAGCTGCTAACGCACATAATGCCAATGCAGTCGTGCAATACTATGGAACAAACTTCACGCATTCTGACGGCTTGACGCAGCAAAGTATGGCGCAGTCTCTAAATCAACTTTGGCAAAGCTACCCACAATTAAGATACACAACACGCGTTGAATCGTGGAAGCCAGAAGGACGCGCGATTGTTGCTGAAACAATTACCAATATTAGCGGTAGTCAAGTACAAGACAATCGAAATTTAATGTTTAATGCGACGATTAGATCGCGACAGCGAATTGAGAATGAAAAAATTGTCCGCCAAGATATCTTATGGGAACGCAGTCAATTAAGAGCTGGAGCCAAGCCACCAACAATTGAGGTAAGATTGCCCCAACAAGTTAAAGCAGGACAACAGTTTAATTTTGATGCGATCGTCCAAGAGCCTCTTGGAGATGATTATCTTTTAGGAGCGGTGATTGAAGAACCTGTGCAATCAGCCAATTATCTGAATCCTGTGCCAGTTGAATTGGAATTACTTCCTGCTGGCGGTATTTTTAAACAAGGTCGCGCACCAGCTGCTGGAAGTCATCGTTGGATTTCTGCGATCGTCGTTCGGGGAGATGGTATGACTATGGTGACTCAACGACTGCAAGTTGTTGGTGCAAATGCTGCAAGTAATAATCAGTCAACAACTCAATCTGCAAGATAA
- a CDS encoding alpha/beta fold hydrolase: MKSVEEMSVSQTELNSKLEPDSEGEVYIAPRNSIELQLAQIWEQVLEIQPISIIDNYFDLGGDSLRALRLFDQIEQTFGKKLSLATLIQAPTLEQLAEVIGQESESVYFKSLVPIQPSGSKPPLFCMHGNGAHVLAFQDLAQYLGADQPFYGLQARGVDGVTTPLNRIEDMAAAYIEEIRAVQPEGPFYLAGFSSGGVVAFEMAKQLHAKGEEVAFVGLLDTFVPGCFKKVTVPEWFSRQWRNFWRFGLKHPVKIAYRSLERKVYVVYWSTYLKLAGSLPYFWHRKYVGYSIRKAMRTYTFQPYAGKLTLFRATEVPGKGWYYYPTGMPTPDDWYTKDPEYGWGDLAEGGLEAHDLPGNHSTILKEPHIEVLSKTLEACLEQARSEVTVDELSQV; encoded by the coding sequence ATGAAATCAGTAGAAGAAATGAGTGTCTCCCAAACAGAACTAAACTCAAAGCTAGAGCCAGACTCAGAAGGAGAAGTTTATATTGCACCACGCAATTCTATAGAACTCCAACTTGCCCAAATTTGGGAGCAGGTATTGGAAATTCAACCAATTAGCATCATAGACAATTATTTCGATCTCGGAGGAGATTCACTAAGGGCACTACGGCTATTCGACCAAATCGAGCAAACATTTGGTAAAAAGCTATCTTTAGCAACTTTAATTCAAGCGCCAACACTCGAACAACTCGCTGAAGTCATTGGTCAAGAATCGGAATCGGTTTACTTTAAATCGCTGGTTCCTATCCAACCGAGTGGCTCTAAACCACCGTTATTTTGTATGCATGGTAATGGTGCTCATGTTCTCGCTTTTCAGGATCTTGCTCAATATTTAGGTGCCGATCAACCTTTTTATGGATTGCAAGCACGGGGAGTAGATGGCGTCACAACTCCTTTGAACCGAATTGAGGATATGGCTGCTGCTTACATCGAAGAAATTCGCGCAGTTCAACCAGAAGGACCATTTTACTTAGCAGGATTCTCTTCTGGAGGTGTGGTGGCGTTTGAAATGGCAAAGCAGTTACACGCTAAAGGTGAAGAGGTTGCATTTGTAGGCTTACTCGATACGTTTGTTCCAGGTTGTTTCAAAAAAGTGACTGTACCTGAGTGGTTCTCGCGGCAGTGGCGTAACTTCTGGCGTTTCGGGCTGAAACATCCAGTAAAAATTGCCTACCGCAGTCTGGAAAGAAAAGTGTACGTTGTCTACTGGAGCACTTATCTCAAACTAGCAGGGAGCTTGCCTTATTTTTGGCACAGAAAGTATGTAGGATATAGCATTAGAAAAGCAATGCGCACCTATACATTTCAACCTTATGCAGGTAAATTAACGCTGTTTCGTGCCACCGAAGTGCCAGGCAAAGGATGGTATTACTATCCTACAGGAATGCCTACTCCTGATGATTGGTACACAAAAGATCCCGAATATGGCTGGGGCGATCTTGCCGAAGGTGGATTAGAAGCACACGATCTTCCTGGCAATCACTCGACAATTCTTAAAGAACCCCATATTGAAGTTCTAAGTAAAACATTGGAAGCTTGCTTGGAACAAGCACGTTCTGAAGTGACTGTTGATGAGTTGAGTCAAGTATAA
- a CDS encoding long-chain fatty acid--CoA ligase, with protein MNIAQHIERGHHLFPDKTALIFEERSYTYKDLDLLANRFANGLRDRNIHRGDRIALFLPNIPEFIIAYLGIVKIGAVAVSLNAMLKSTEVSFILNDSGAKAIVTTAELVENVPEADLPELKHILIAEGESSQGVSLAELMASAAPEAKAIEMDRYAPAAIVYTSGTTGFPKGATLSHGNVVSNSYSQNRCCGMSAEDRILLYLPLFHCFGQNAVLNAGLNACATIVLHRHFDLEKILKSVVTEQITMLFSVPTVYILLLNMGTLGYDLSSVRYYFSAAAPLPVEVAQKWFDKYGLEIHQGYGLTETSPCASYNNDFKYKVGSIGTPIENVEMKIVHADGKDALPGDLGEIIIRGPNVMLGYWNRPFETAEVIKNGWFFTGDIGQIDEDGYFYIVDRSKDMINVAGFKVYPTEVENVIYQHPAVAEVAVYGVPNLETTEIVKANIVLKPEQTVTEKQMIAFCSERMAAYKVPKAIKFVDSIPKNPTGKVLKRVLRDEAANEVVKPRSFATKTAVTKTPTPATTPATTNNSNKGVFKALGNLFKQKSN; from the coding sequence ATGAATATTGCCCAACATATAGAACGCGGTCATCATTTATTTCCCGATAAGACTGCGCTCATTTTTGAAGAAAGATCTTACACGTACAAAGATCTCGATTTACTAGCAAATCGCTTTGCCAATGGGTTGCGCGATCGCAATATTCATCGCGGCGATCGCATTGCTTTATTTTTGCCGAATATTCCTGAATTCATCATTGCTTATCTCGGCATAGTAAAAATCGGTGCGGTTGCTGTATCGCTTAATGCCATGCTTAAAAGCACCGAAGTCAGCTTTATTCTCAATGATTCAGGTGCAAAGGCAATTGTCACCACTGCAGAACTTGTCGAGAATGTCCCCGAAGCCGACTTACCTGAGTTAAAACATATCTTGATTGCTGAAGGCGAAAGCAGTCAGGGAGTAAGCTTAGCTGAGTTGATGGCAAGTGCTGCACCAGAAGCCAAAGCAATTGAAATGGATCGTTATGCACCTGCTGCGATCGTCTATACTTCAGGAACTACAGGATTTCCTAAAGGTGCGACTTTATCTCACGGTAATGTTGTTTCTAACAGCTACTCGCAAAACCGTTGTTGTGGCATGAGTGCCGAAGATCGCATCTTACTGTACTTACCACTGTTCCACTGCTTCGGTCAAAATGCCGTCCTCAATGCTGGATTAAACGCCTGCGCCACAATCGTTCTCCATCGTCATTTCGATTTAGAGAAAATTCTCAAGTCAGTCGTCACTGAGCAGATCACAATGCTCTTTAGTGTACCGACAGTCTACATCCTACTTCTGAATATGGGAACGTTAGGCTATGACTTGAGTTCAGTTCGCTACTACTTCTCAGCCGCTGCACCACTTCCTGTAGAGGTTGCTCAAAAGTGGTTTGACAAGTATGGCTTAGAAATTCATCAAGGCTACGGCTTGACAGAAACATCTCCCTGTGCTAGCTACAACAATGACTTTAAATACAAAGTTGGGTCAATAGGTACGCCGATTGAAAACGTCGAGATGAAAATCGTCCATGCGGATGGCAAAGACGCCCTACCAGGAGATCTCGGCGAAATTATTATTCGCGGTCCGAATGTCATGCTGGGCTATTGGAATCGCCCCTTTGAAACCGCAGAAGTGATTAAAAATGGGTGGTTTTTCACTGGCGATATTGGTCAAATTGACGAAGATGGCTACTTCTATATTGTGGATCGCTCCAAAGACATGATTAATGTTGCTGGATTCAAGGTCTACCCCACAGAAGTAGAAAACGTTATCTATCAACATCCCGCAGTAGCCGAAGTTGCCGTTTACGGCGTTCCCAATTTAGAAACAACTGAAATCGTCAAAGCCAATATAGTCCTTAAGCCAGAGCAAACCGTAACAGAAAAACAAATGATTGCTTTCTGTTCTGAACGCATGGCAGCTTATAAAGTACCTAAAGCGATTAAGTTTGTTGATTCTATACCCAAAAACCCTACGGGAAAAGTCTTAAAACGGGTTTTGCGCGACGAGGCTGCAAATGAAGTAGTCAAACCAAGAAGCTTTGCTACCAAAACTGCTGTTACAAAAACACCAACGCCAGCCACAACACCAGCTACAACTAATAATTCAAATAAAGGTGTCTTCAAAGCTTTAGGTAATTTGTTCAAACAAAAAAGCAATTAG
- a CDS encoding sugar transferase: MSSPNFIPSPTSEVSVSSLYQKPILRVRSWQYTLQCLGKRFLDFLGAGLGVLFLSPLLLAIALFIRLDSQGPIFFRQHRIGRNGKAFVIWKFRTMEVNAEERLKELEQHNESEGGVLFKMKEDPRVTRVGKFLRRTSLDELPQLFNVLQGSMSLVGPRPLQLRDYYLAIKDYNDDMSQRATMLPGVTGLWQVSGRSEVTFNDMLQMDLFYKENWNFWLDINILWQTVLVVLLRKGAY; this comes from the coding sequence ATGTCCTCCCCAAATTTTATTCCTAGTCCAACTTCTGAAGTCAGTGTCAGCTCTTTGTATCAAAAGCCAATTCTACGAGTGCGATCGTGGCAATATACACTGCAATGTCTCGGTAAAAGATTTCTTGACTTTCTTGGTGCTGGATTAGGAGTACTTTTTTTAAGTCCACTTCTACTCGCCATCGCTTTATTTATTCGCCTAGATTCTCAAGGACCAATTTTCTTTCGTCAGCATCGCATCGGGCGAAATGGTAAAGCTTTTGTCATTTGGAAGTTTCGTACAATGGAGGTGAACGCAGAAGAACGACTCAAAGAGCTTGAGCAGCATAACGAGTCTGAAGGTGGTGTTTTATTTAAAATGAAGGAAGATCCGCGTGTCACTCGTGTCGGTAAATTCCTGCGCCGGACAAGTTTAGATGAGCTACCACAACTATTTAATGTATTGCAAGGTAGCATGAGCTTGGTAGGTCCTCGTCCTTTGCAGTTGAGAGATTATTACTTAGCAATCAAAGACTACAACGATGATATGTCGCAACGAGCAACAATGTTACCTGGCGTAACAGGATTGTGGCAGGTCAGTGGACGTAGTGAAGTCACTTTTAACGATATGCTGCAAATGGATTTGTTCTATAAAGAAAACTGGAATTTCTGGTTAGACATAAATATCCTTTGGCAAACAGTTTTAGTTGTTCTGTTACGCAAAGGAGCTTATTAA
- the murG gene encoding undecaprenyldiphospho-muramoylpentapeptide beta-N-acetylglucosaminyltransferase, which translates to MAIPTKLLIAASGTGGHLFPAIALAEQLPDYEIEWLGVPDRLETQLVPAQYPLHKISVAGFQERLGIGTLRNLSKIASSVFQVRQLLQQGSFQGVFTTGGYIAAPAVMAARSLGIPVILHESNAIPGKVTRFFSSFCTAVALGFEPAAQYLPRIQTIYTGTPVRSQFLSEKVPPLALPIPDNVFLIVVVGGSQGAVAVNQLIRQCAPAWFDAGMWIVHLTGNNDPDVASLHHPQYFPLPFYDNVASLLQRANLAIGRSGAGTVTELAITRKPAIFIPLPTAAEDHQFYNAQVLAASGAAIVFRQKELTPAMLQTQVLELLHSPEDLQKMADAAGKMAVFDSAERLAKLVRQLVH; encoded by the coding sequence ATGGCAATACCAACAAAATTATTAATTGCGGCAAGTGGTACTGGCGGACATCTGTTTCCAGCGATCGCACTAGCTGAACAATTACCAGATTATGAGATTGAGTGGTTGGGTGTTCCCGATCGCTTAGAAACACAGCTAGTTCCTGCACAATATCCACTCCACAAAATTTCGGTCGCAGGATTTCAAGAACGGTTAGGAATTGGGACGCTACGCAATCTCAGTAAAATTGCCAGTTCGGTTTTTCAAGTCCGCCAGCTACTGCAACAAGGCTCATTTCAAGGTGTTTTTACCACAGGTGGGTACATCGCTGCCCCTGCTGTTATGGCGGCGCGATCGCTGGGAATTCCTGTCATTCTGCACGAATCTAATGCGATTCCTGGCAAAGTCACGCGCTTTTTTAGCTCATTTTGTACTGCTGTGGCACTGGGATTTGAACCTGCAGCCCAATATCTACCACGCATTCAAACAATTTATACTGGTACACCTGTGCGATCGCAGTTTTTAAGTGAGAAAGTACCTCCCCTCGCTCTGCCAATTCCCGACAATGTTTTTCTCATCGTTGTTGTCGGTGGTAGTCAGGGTGCAGTTGCAGTCAATCAACTGATCCGTCAGTGTGCGCCAGCATGGTTTGACGCTGGTATGTGGATTGTACATTTGACAGGAAACAACGATCCTGACGTTGCAAGTCTCCACCATCCGCAATATTTTCCGCTACCTTTTTACGACAATGTGGCAAGTTTGCTGCAAAGAGCAAATTTAGCGATTGGGCGATCGGGGGCTGGTACTGTCACTGAGTTAGCGATTACTCGTAAACCTGCGATTTTTATTCCACTGCCAACTGCTGCGGAAGATCATCAATTCTACAATGCCCAAGTCTTAGCTGCGTCAGGTGCTGCTATCGTATTTCGCCAAAAAGAATTAACTCCTGCTATGTTGCAAACTCAAGTGTTGGAGTTATTGCACTCACCCGAAGACTTGCAAAAAATGGCTGATGCTGCAGGAAAAATGGCAGTTTTTGATAGTGCTGAAAGGTTGGCGAAGCTGGTAAGACAGTTAGTTCATTAA